The Elgaria multicarinata webbii isolate HBS135686 ecotype San Diego chromosome 1, rElgMul1.1.pri, whole genome shotgun sequence genome includes the window ctcttttagtCCCCCTcccatgtgtgtgcgtgcacatatGTGTGAATATTTTtcggggggagagggaaagagtgTTGAGGGGAAGGTTTAACCCTCCCCTACTGAAACACTGTGGTCCCGATTCAAACCAGGGCCATAcgtgcttacacaagagtaaagaaaATTATCACACATAGCCACACGCTACATGATTAGCATGAAGTACAGTTTGGCCCTGAGAATAAGCTTTGATGCAATTTTCATTCTCTGTCCCACAGTCTGTTCATCGTCAAGAAGGATCCTGTTTAGAGAGCCTCACACTCACCTCAGTCTCTTCTTCGTTGTGCAGGCGCTGAGTGAAGGCATCAGGCTTGCGGATGAGGGGGTCCACTACCATCAGAAAGACCATGTAGAGTAGAAGGGCTCCAATCACAGACaggtatatgatgatgatgatctgcaAGAAGTCAACAGGAAAAGAGGACATCAAGGTTCCTGGTCAAAAGAGTATTCTTAAACCATCGCTTCCAACCAATAGCATGGTCACAAAACCAACATTGAAATAAGGAAATGGCTCAGGCTCTTAGCGATTCAGTGGCACGGAGATAAGACCATAATCTGTATCTCCACTGGGCGGCATGACTGACCCAAGACAGCAATCACCTCAGAAGTAAGCGATCCAGATGCTAATCCCCATACAACTAACTCAAAAATTGGCTAATTCATTTCCTTGAGGAAATGAATTAGCCAATTAATCTAGGCCAGAAGCaagcaacctgatgccttccagatgatttggacaacaactcccataatacctgatcattggccatgttggctgggtcttatagtccaaaacatctggaaggcaccaggttgcctacacctGACATAGGCCATGATTCTCAAAGATATCCACAGTGGCTGCCTGTTAGTATCACAGACTTTTGATGAGGCCATTGAGACATGGGCATGTTCCATTGACATGTATGAGACATGACTCCTATACATGTTCTATGGCAACACCTATAGCTACAACTGGAGACCTATATGAGAACTACCATATTAGGCCCTCAGAGATGCAGAAACTCTTTGTGCTACTCCCCTCGTAGGTATATCCTcagtccttttcttcttcttttaatttttttattttttcccaacaACATCAAGACAAACATCACACAtagtacatacaaacaaaggtatacatataacaactacaattacactaaaaacatttaagggtgaggttaaggtaaatttttcttttgccctcttcatgtcaaaaatgcccattaatttcttaattaccatttatatgtTCATCCAATTCATTTTTTCTTATAATTTATCtaagtctcatacattggattcagaGTTatgcttttttccttccttttcaccTCTACCTTGGAAATTACCAACAGTCAACATTCTCAGTTGAATACAGCAAGGGGGGGGCGAGGAAAGAGGGCACAGAGAAGTCTGGTAGAAAGGATGGGCTTGTTGTATACCTTGATGGTGGTGGTGCTTCGCTCTTCATACTTGCACTCACACAGCAGGCAATATGCCTCGACGTCATGGCCTGGCACTGGCATAGGCTCCACCACATGCAGGCAGTTACTATAACGGCAAGAAACAAGAGTCAACAGTGGGCATCAAAGATCTCCTATGCTGTGGAGTAGAGTATAAGGCTGGCTTCCCCAATCTGGTCCCctacaggtgtgttggactacaactctcaccatccacaaccaatggccatgctggctgaagattatgggagttgtagtccaagagcaCACCAGGGTGGGCAAGGCTGGTACAAGGTGCCTGTTATAGAGGACGCAGAGCTTATTTTAACATTCAGCTGGACACAATGACTGCGTTTAGACAATTATCTAAATAAGCCAAGATATACAAAAGCCTTTTGCTTGGGCACACAACCACTTCTCCACTCTTCACAGTACACGGGAATTAAAATCGGAAGTCTcaaattaaccatagtttatatttcatccaaaccaggaaactatggttaccaggTCCAGATCAAGCTAggatcttaaaccatggtttgaagttgggttAAGATCCTGGTTTATTCCAAAGatggtaaccatagtttcctggttcagcCCCCCAAAAGGAAATTACATTAATTGGCGATTCACAGGTTTAATTGCTGCATGCCATgaatgaaggaggaagagaaatgggCTGTGTGTAAAGTCTCATGAATATTTCAGTTTACTAAACTGACATATGATAATCCAAACTGAGCCATTTTACACAGCAGGAAAACAAAGATCTGTGCAGCTGCAACTAAGTTTTAGTGTTGTTGGTATGTGGAATTTAACGAGGAGATAGGCTGCTTCTTGAAAAGAAATGGACGAgaaaaaacaagataaaaaataataaagatgaCAATCTTCTCAACCGCATACTAGAAGTATATTACAGCCTTTCCTTACTCCTCCATTCTTTGCATGGCacatccatttttcttcttctcgttttCTCTTTCAGTTCCCCTTCCTTtcattctcttcttttctctgttCATTCATACTTTCCCTTCCTTGTTTCCTGTTCGTTCGGCTAGAAAACATCCAGCAAAATTCACTGCCTGTGCAGTGAGAAAAATAACCCTGGAAGAGACTTTTGAACGAAAGAAACAGTTTCAAGAAAATTCATATGCAGGGATTTGGTCGAGCAAATGCCTGCGGCTGAGTGAGATTTGGCAGACCTATGATAACTTCAGCAGCTGCATCCTCAATCACTTCCAGCCAAAGCTCACCAGCCTTCGGTAGAATTGCTGCAGTTACCTTTCCAAAGTACTAGATGGCACCAGCTACCTGGCCATTTCTTGAATATGGCTGTACACAGAAATTACGTAAaatgaaaggagggggggagacatAAAAGAACAGTTTAAAATGTAAGCCTTATGTCTTGAGACCATCTGCATGACCTTACTCCCTGCTTCTGTTCCATCTGGTGGAGGGGAGGGAGTACTCTTAAATAAGGGTTGCTGCTAAGGGCAATGTTTACTTTGGGGGAAGTGATACCATTTTGGCTGCTatttcagattttgtttttatgtttctttttGCTAAACTTCAGTATTGAGCTAGCAGATATTCTGGGCGTTGCTCAGGTCCCCGAATAACTTTAATTCATTTCCCCTTGCTCCTTCGGGTGACCAcccacatcctgcttgttcatccctgaccgatggcttgTTGGtcgctgtatgaacagagtgctggactagatggactcttggtcttatccagcatggtacatcttatgttcttatgcgaCCCCCCAATTATCCCTGAAATAcctacacatcccagcatgcctttggcagtcTGCAGTCATCCCCATCTCCTGAGAGGTGCTTCTTCGACagttgcttggagttgtaggcatCATCGCAggatttgtttaaaattgtttaaaaatagttaaaccgCAAAAATTCAGGGTTTTGGATTTTGGGGGTGCATTTTACAGGAAGACCTATTAGCACCCCAAATCTCGAGTTTGTACTTCATCTAGACGTGGGCAAACACTTCCAGacaaacaaacccacacaccTATGTTCAGCTTTATATATAATTAACGGATTGTTTAATCTTGACTTCTATTAATATGAATTGCTTGGGCCTCAAAAAGTGTTCTTTATGACAACTGACATTTTGTTGACATGGCTGGCACTTGTTAGTAAATTATCTTGAAAGACAACACACATCTAAAAATGACtttgagctgtcagccaaacctaaaaacagatctgggatcgattacaaactcaacatatgctgctaaatgcctgggaaaagagaaaagtcttgacctggcactgctAAGATAGcaaagttggcaccaggtgggcctcattggggagatcattccataacttgggggccaccaccaagaagggtatttcccttgttgccgtctccgagcctccctcggagtaggcacctggagcagCTTAGatgtgtatgggtaggttcatgttgggagaggtgtttcatcaggtattgtggtcccgagtcatgtaaggctttataggttagaaccagcatcttgaattgggttcagaaacatacaggcagccaatgcaggtgggccagaatcggtcttatatgttcgaaccacCTAAACATATGTTTAAAGCACCAATCTTGACCAGCCAAAAATTGTgaaacttcagtttattttcccaTCAACCCAAGACTTAGAACTCAACATGAAGAACTCCCATAGTCTCAGTCAACATTTAAATGACAACTCTCTATTTTCATGAGTTTTGTCATGATGTGTTGCATGGTGCTATTgacatttcatattttaaattccttaaaaacaaatatccatCCATTTCGGCTCCGGAATCAGTAAGTAGTAGTTACAAATCCTGGCCTTTCACACTGGTAGAGGTCCAAATCTGTTTTCAAGCCAGATAACTTTCTGATATGGTCACACGAAGAACTCTGTTTTACAGCTTGAAAAGGTCATACGCTGTGAACTTGGACATTGTAAACCACAGTCGAAGGGTGACTCACCAGTCCTTCTGGGACACATTCTTCTTGTAAATCTGTCCACTAATATTCCTGTATGGTGGGCAGACACACTTGCAGCGGATGTCCTCAAAGGCCTACCAAAGAAAAATAGGCACTAGGCAAAACATCCTGACCTATCACATACCTGTAGCAGGTTCACACTTGAAATCACTAGTGATCTTTCTCCCTGCCTAATCACTATATACAGACAACAATATAGTTTAAAAAGCTAATAGCCAGTTGTAGCACATTTGTAATCCATGTTCCAAACATTCTGATAGAAAGACACTCTGTTTGCTGTTACATAGAACACAAATATAAAGTAGCCATCTGACTTAGTGcctgattctatgcatgttttctcagaaggaaGTGCCAATGAGCTCAATAggtcttactcccaaataagcgTGCATAGGAGTGCATCCTTACTCATGTTTTAGCAACAACCTAGCTAACTCTACCATGAAATCATCAAACAGGTATCTTTTATTAGATTTACTTAATGGCTGCAAAGGGCTGCAAGCTTTCAAGTAATAGAGAGTTCTTAGAACAGGCAGAAGAGAACTATATGCCTATcacaaaccataataaaacaacaaggggGCAAGCCAGCTCAAATGGTTATGTATGTTTATATCCCATATGTCAGTGGAAGAGTCAAATGCATGCACagtaaatcaatgggactgaaaagCATCACAGTTATTTCTGCATACAATGATTGTGTCCTTTCTACTGAGCTGGTTCACGTGTAAGTACTAAATTCTGCTTTAGATGATGTACACAAGCTGGAATGAGCCCAAGCAAAGCTTCGGACTCACATGCTCCCCACTCCCCGCTGGGAGAAGGACTTCCTAGCTTTTCGTTTCAAGAACCATGACTCGTCATGTACAAACCAGAGATTATGGTTTAAAACAACTCTGGTCAGTTTTGAAACAAACCAACTTCCAAATGTGGTTTCTGAACATGGCTTGTTTTAACTAACCAGAGTTTGTATTTAACCATGGACCCTAGGTTGTATGATACAAACCAGGATTATTTGAAAATGAAACTAGTGAAGTCCTTCTCCTGGCTGGGTGGgcaggggtgggagagaatgCGCAAGACTGAGACTTTGTTCAGGCGCATTACATCTTTGcttggacagccttctccaacttggtgccctcttgatgttttggccaatggtcaggaatcctggaagttgtagtccaaaatatatggagggcaccaagctggggaaggttgGTTGGTGTTACAAGCAAACCTTCCCACTGAATGCATTTTCTCCTTCTGCAATCACACTTGCTTTCTCACCTTGCTGGCCTCAGACGGTGGTATTAGGATACACCAAACAATGGCTGCAAGTAACACGAATTTCATGTTTTTTCAGATGTGCTGCATGAGTATCACAGGACCTTGGAGAAAAGCAAGAAGGGAAATCAGCAAACTATTTATCACTGTGGAACTGTTCACACGTTGTGTGCCACGCATGGGCCACTTCCAATTTGAATATGCAATCTCCAATTGGCCCAATCGCAGGTTacatcatgatgtgcaaacccagacacaAGGGGTTATTCATGAGTTaagcaacccaaagttaaccaAAGAACTAATGAAAGATTCactttggattgtttaacccacaaacaatcCACAGTGTCCAAATTCACATGGCACAAAGTAACTTATGATTAGGTCCATtgaaggttgcatattcaaagcaGCAATGGCAGTTGACCCAGCAAATCATGGTTTCAtaaattaacccacagtttgccACCATTACTTGCGAAATGGATTAATGACTGATGTAAAATGTCGTTATCTGTTCCCGAATTGCAGCAAAATATACTTTCCAACTTAATTCACAATATATGGTTGAACATGGAGAAACCTACCTCCTTCCTTTTGGGCCCAACACCACCAGGCATTCAATAAAATGGGTCAAAATCTAATATTGCGTCTCCCAActatccagagcagattttgaggttgTGCAGTGTGGGGGAGGAGCAATCAGAACTCTCCCCGTTCCATTGATGGAAGCCATACTGTCAGTGGGAGGGGTTAACTGGATACAACCTATTGCCAGTCAAGCTTTACAGAGAAAAC containing:
- the TMEM9 gene encoding proton-transporting V-type ATPase complex assembly regulator TMEM9 — encoded protein: MKFVLLAAIVWCILIPPSEASKAFEDIRCKCVCPPYRNISGQIYKKNVSQKDCNCLHVVEPMPVPGHDVEAYCLLCECKYEERSTTTIKIIIIIYLSVIGALLLYMVFLMVVDPLIRKPDAFTQRLHNEEETEDTHSLAAIRPSAGTRANTVLERVEGAQERWKRQVQEQRKTVFDRHKMLS